attttgaaaaaaaaaataccatcgtaaaaacaatccaacattaagtaccccttttcgtagacaacaagaagatcactggatcaggaccctaggcactgcatttccatatggatgcaatgataatgtatatgatgtgggaaatttgactagtccacaaggaaataacgtgaatgggatgggactctttcctaatacccaaagacgaaaacgcagtcatggacatcgttcatataaaagaccaagtataaatgatgtcacgtttaattcacttttgccttacgtcaacagacaattaggtccacatcatactCATaaaaaactttactctgttccattgagagttttacacacgttagttgaagaagctatggctagtctatacttggattttttaACACCTGAATACAGACtaaactctatgattatggatgttgcctaccacaggctctataaaccagcacggaccatggatgatattccttccaaatcagtaagtgctctaccaagcccctatctttcctcctcacgaaaatgttaacagctgtgaaggagaaacttcaaacttattgtgcgactacatatgccagaagtggtgttattCAAATGTggtttctaaaaaattctaaagaacttttagtaaacttgaaatcgtagaattttccccaaatcaataacactaaaacctatgacttttcaacactatacacgaccattcctcacgataaattaaagactagactttttgacatcatagacagttgcttcttcaacaaaaatggaaaacggaaatattcatatctagtgatcagccaTTCAAAATCttactttattaaacaccactttcattccacgcacaagtattctgaagttaaaataaaaaatacgctagagttcctcaatgacaatatcttcgtggtctttggtgatcaggcctTCCAACGGTCtgatggaattcccatgggcacgaattgtgctcctttgttagctggtCTGTTTCTATactcatatgaagcagaatttatttaaaaacttctacgtgagaagaaaaaatctctcactggggccttcaattcgacatttcgatgacattttgtctattaacaataataactttcattcatatgtcgatttgatatatccttgtgagctcgaaaaaaaggacaccacagagtcgtccacttctgcttcatacttagatattttattgaaagtagacattaacggcaaactgacaactcaattgtatgacaaacgggatgatttcagcttctccatcgtcaacttcccatatttatgtagcaatattccattatcacctgcataatggtgtttatatctctcaaccgattcgatacgcaagagcttattctgcgtgTGGTCAGATTTgaaatcaaggcaagctactgacaaacaagttgatggtacaggggttttaacaatctcgtctaaagtcagcatttcgcaaattctatagtcgttattacgatctagtttgccaatacaatttataattgggtcaaatactgtctgacgtttttcataccgattattagaccgttcttggcacaatgattttgactacagataactccgtttacctcatcaagatatagggctcacggcgggtgtgaccagtcaacaggggatgcttggtTCTCCTGAGCACCTggtcccgcctctggtgtgtccagcggtccatgtttgcccaggtatctgttttgtattgcttgtgggaattgtgagattaatcactgttcattatattcaccttttattcTAACCCCACATTCCTAAGTAAAAATTTATTATGTGAGCCAGTGCAAATGCAGGTGTACAAGCATACGcatattaagtacatgtatttattaccAGTAATTAAATTTATCATCAATTACAGAAATATCCTCCAAATGAATCTCGGTGAATATTCATCGAACCGATTCTAAGAAAATCACGAATGTTTCCGGTCTGAAATTCACTCCAAGTATTTAATGACTTTGAGTTTCCCCCCTCTCTCCACCAGCCACAGATTGTCTTGGTCATCAATGCTTATGCCCTCGGGTCTTCTTAGATATTCAATGAGAGATACAAGATGTCCAGCTTCATTCAGTATGTGCACACAGTTATTGTCATAGTCCGATACCAAAATATGTCCCTGGCTGTCCGTAGCTATATACCTTGGATCAAACACTACGCTTTGTAAACCGGTATATTTTAACTTTAATTTTCCGATCTTGTTCAACAGAAGTAGGACACCTGCGTTCCAGTCGGCAGCACAGATATCACCGTTCCTGTTTTCGGCGGTAGGGATGGCGCAGTGAGGCCCTTTGCTCTGGAAAAGGGGCTGGCCATTTTCTCTATAGCGGATCTCTTGCTTCAAATCCAATCCATCCCTAGAATATCGTAAGATTTTGAATCTTTTATCATCTCCAGATAGGTTATTCCACAGAGAGATTAAAATATCTCCAGATAGTGTGCAGCTAATCTCCGTCGGTTTCCAGTCAGTTTTGATAAGTGTAGTCATTTTCTTGTTCTTCACCATTACAACCTTTTTATCATAGCAATCAATGTACAGCAAATCTGCGTTTTTCCAAACTACCAGGCCATTGGTGGAACGGCCAGACTTAGTGgcaatcttctctagaaccgatCCTTTGCTGTTGACTCTTGTTATTGTTTTGTCGTTTCCACTTATCCATGCCTCATCTAATTTCAGCCAACTTATTTTGAAGAGCTCATTGTAGGTGGTGTCCGCTGTTGCAGTAATGACGGATCTTGGTAGCACCTCTCTGTAGTGAGACTGAACCATCGAGAGGTGATCCATCAGTGGAATGATGTATTCACCTTCCTCCTTTGTAGCTGATGAAGTCAGGACTCCAATGCTTCCTAGAAATTGTGTTTTATCGATAGCGCCTGGTAAAAAAGAAGCAAACGTTACGCTTACGCGTGGCGGAACTCTTTGAAACTTCTCTACCACAGGCCGATAGCCGAACATCTGGGTATTCTTTGATCTGAGCATTTCTTTATTTCGTTGTATAGCTTGATGCATTTCTCCTAATACATTTTCAAACCTGGATAAGTTGTCTTTCAGATGAGAGAGATCTTGTTTTTCGGTTGCTTCAATGCTATCGATATATTTGTCAATAGTCCCTTGAATCAGTCTTTGTAATTTCTCGCCATGATCTCTAAGTTCTCCCTTTAATACGGAATTTCTTATTGGTACTTCTGTTGTATGCCTCTTCAGTCCATCGATGATTTCATCATATTTGGGTACTAAAGTTTCCTCCAAGAGCTTCGTTTCTTGAATTATGAAGTTAAATTTCTCGTCGTAAACATCTGAAATTTCCACCATACTGTGATTGAAATGAGACTTGTTAGCAATGCATTTAGCGCATACAGGAACATCGCATTTTTGACAAAAGAGATCGCAGATCTGATCCGTATGGTTAGGACATAATGGTCTAGGGGTTGTCAGGTATTTTTGGTCATATTTTATAATATCATGTTTCTTCTCAGGCTCCGAGAGCATATGTGGACCAGCACAGTTACCACACAAATCGACACCACACGATTTGCAGACAAGTTCTACATTGTTACTGCAGAGGGTACATGGCAGCAGATCTTGTGCAAATGCGATATCTTTATCCTGTGAACCGGTATCTTTATCCTGTGAACCGGTATCTTTATCCTGTGAACCGGAAGACGCCATGTCCACTGTTATACTGttctgtacaaaaaaaaaaaacaacccaggtAGCGGCAACTTTGAAATGAAGTACATATATtaagaagagaaaaaaaaaaccttctgGAATGAATTAAGAGAATACTAATTCTAACTTTTATATCTACCAATGGCTTATCTTCCTCCAGCTGATTCCAAAACTCAAAGACACGAATCTgcaattaaaataatttaccGGTAACTCAAAGTCAGCAAGCAATAATTAAGTAGGAACACTTTCTGAAGAGGTAGGGCTAAAAAGAgtcaataatttgtttgaaCTCAAACATCCCACTGTAAATTGTATAATCAATTGTCTTCCATTTGCTAGTTCTCAATAAAATAAACGTatacatttttgtgaatttgttcttctcgtattttgttttaattcaacactatttatcattttcattggttgaagaAACACAAATAAATGAATAGGACTGGGCAGAGCCCATTTTAGCCCTCTTCCTACATGAGTGAGTTTGATTACAATATGGTAACTATCCTGTCACAACTCTTGTAGAGATGCCACTGACCTCTATTTATATTGCTATATTAGACAGCGAATTAACAGAGTGCACATATATAGCATATTtcaaatatctttgttttacgTTCCATTCGAGAATTTTGCTGTCAACTTTAGGTCAAGTACAGGAACTTCTCCTTGAGTTTTTCCGAGCTTTCCGGAAAGGCACGATATGTTaggattgtttttaaaattagtcAGTCTGGGGACTGGCTATTAAAATAAGGCGTAGTACTAACTACTAATTTCATCTGCCAGACAGCCACTGgttaataaaaatttaatacATAGTTTACATACTCAAACTATCCCTGATCAAAGTAGGAGAAATAAAAACTTTTGTTATTTTCTAGATGTAACATGTAAACCCAAACTTCCGTCTCTCGTCGACATTGATAGATGTAAGCACCTTAATCGGAGTGAAGAATAGAAGTTGGCATTGCAAAATACAGACTAACACAAAAATAAGACATAGACTCCGTCGCCATTACATACGTTAAcacatatttttgtaaatgGGGCGGTAAATTAATGCAACAAAGCAGATTACCTTCGAGACATAGTTCTTATTCTCTTTTCCGCTCTTTAGTATGTATAGGAAGTGATTAAGATGACATATGCGCAGAGGTCGTTCATTGTATGATAAACATTTACAATTCCGTGTTATTGTAACAGTTCTTTTGAAATTATTGGGAAAAGTTCTGAGTACACACACACGCATGTGCTTTTGGCATTTCATCACAATGGTTTATATGCAGGTATTAGTAGTGTGATAGAAGATGAAATGACAGGAGTTTGTAAATATTAGATATAATTTACATCTTTACCCTCCTTTATGATTCTGTATATCATAGAGATCGGTAGAGGCTGTATGTTTGTCGAATGAATTTTGGTATTTTGGTGTTTATATCCTCCtcaatttcatttctgaataattatttttattcaatattgcatttttaataattcattaataataatcataataatgataaatagaTAAGTAGAAATAGTTCAAAcgatgaatttttattttcccattttttgTTCTCTCTGAACGAAGTACTTTTTtgacaacattaaaaaa
This genomic window from Ostrea edulis chromosome 4, xbOstEdul1.1, whole genome shotgun sequence contains:
- the LOC125671636 gene encoding uncharacterized protein LOC125671636, giving the protein MASSGSQDKDTGSQDKDTGSQDKDIAFAQDLLPCTLCSNNVELVCKSCGVDLCGNCAGPHMLSEPEKKHDIIKYDQKYLTTPRPLCPNHTDQICDLFCQKCDVPVCAKCIANKSHFNHSMVEISDVYDEKFNFIIQETKLLEETLVPKYDEIIDGLKRHTTEVPIRNSVLKGELRDHGEKLQRLIQGTIDKYIDSIEATEKQDLSHLKDNLSRFENVLGEMHQAIQRNKEMLRSKNTQMFGYRPVVEKFQRVPPRVSVTFASFLPGAIDKTQFLGSIGVLTSSATKEEGEYIIPLMDHLSMVQSHYREVLPRSVITATADTTYNELFKISWLKLDEAWISGNDKTITRVNSKGSVLEKIATKSGRSTNGLVVWKNADLLYIDCYDKKVVMVKNKKMTTLIKTDWKPTEISCTLSGDILISLWNNLSGDDKRFKILRYSRDGLDLKQEIRYRENGQPLFQSKGPHCAIPTAENRNGDICAADWNAGVLLLLNKIGKLKLKYTGLQSVVFDPRYIATDSQGHILVSDYDNNCVHILNEAGHLVSLIEYLRRPEGISIDDQDNLWLVERGGKLKVIKYLE